A region of Paenibacillus thiaminolyticus DNA encodes the following proteins:
- a CDS encoding ABC transporter permease encodes MQSIKNVFRSLNRNWIFLIMVLPGALWFLFFSYLPMFGTVIAFKDYRFSRDGFLASLQQSEWVGFKNFEYLFGTNDAYVITRNTILYNMVFIVLGLVGAVAMAIILSEIVNKRLAKIYQTGMFLPHFLSWVIVGYFTFSFLSVDKGVLNQFLTWLGKDPVSWYSDTTYWPYILVFLNLWKGIGYSSVVYLAAIVGIDKTYYEAAMIDGANKWQQIRHITIPAITPLMTILTLLAIGRIFYADFGLFYQIPRDSGPLYSVTNVIDTYVYRGLKATGEISMSTAAGLYQSLVGFILVMTSNWIVRKVDKDNALF; translated from the coding sequence ATGCAATCCATCAAGAACGTTTTTCGGAGCTTAAACCGCAACTGGATTTTTCTCATCATGGTTCTTCCGGGAGCCTTGTGGTTTTTGTTCTTCTCCTACCTGCCGATGTTCGGGACTGTTATCGCTTTCAAGGATTATCGTTTTAGCAGAGACGGCTTCCTTGCCAGCTTGCAGCAAAGTGAATGGGTAGGTTTTAAAAATTTCGAATATCTTTTCGGTACCAATGACGCATATGTCATTACGCGCAACACAATTTTGTACAACATGGTGTTTATCGTGCTGGGTCTGGTCGGGGCCGTGGCGATGGCTATCATTTTGAGCGAGATTGTGAACAAGCGGCTGGCGAAGATATATCAGACCGGGATGTTCCTTCCTCACTTCTTGTCGTGGGTCATCGTCGGTTATTTCACGTTCAGCTTCCTGAGCGTCGACAAAGGGGTGCTGAACCAATTCCTGACTTGGTTAGGAAAAGATCCGGTCTCCTGGTATTCCGATACCACGTATTGGCCTTATATTCTCGTATTCCTCAATCTATGGAAAGGAATCGGATATTCCAGCGTCGTCTATTTGGCCGCCATTGTCGGGATTGACAAGACTTATTATGAGGCTGCAATGATTGACGGGGCCAACAAGTGGCAGCAGATTCGCCATATTACGATACCTGCGATTACGCCTTTGATGACCATTCTGACATTGCTGGCCATCGGCAGAATCTTTTACGCGGATTTCGGGTTGTTCTATCAGATTCCACGGGACTCCGGTCCGTTATACAGCGTAACGAACGTTATCGATACGTATGTATACCGGGGACTGAAGGCAACAGGAGAAATCTCGATGAGTACGGCCGCAGGCCTGTATCAGTCGCTGGTCGGATTCATTCTCGTTATGACATCGAACTGGATTGTGCGTAAAGTGGACAAGGACAACGCGCTGTTCTAA
- a CDS encoding YjiH family protein produces the protein MAAKNDNTQRKLAHTPQLNLRGLLHFSIPSLLGLLLFVIPVPRNGEVTVPIAFLTNALTQGLAPWLPAAVTIIIVLAWLGTAYTRWFRPDKLLDMPLWNALFNISPFWFAARTLGVIFAILAFFRAGPEWIWSEDTGGMLLSGLIPGLFVVFLLAGLLLPLLVDFGLLEFFGTLMTRIMRPIFTLPGRSAINCMASWLGDGTIGVMMTSKQYESGYYTKREAAVIGTTFTAVSITFSFIVLSNVGLGHMFLPFYATVTFAGMAAAVIMPRIPPLSRKPDTYSPGATPAEEEVIPAAWSPWRWGLHQAVGKARQHGGVSSFLRDGCKNIVDLWIGVIPVVMAIGTLAVAIATYTPIFKWLGLPFIPLLQLLGIPEAEAASQTILVGFADMFLPTVLASGITSDMTRFVIAALSVTQLIYMSEVGGLLLGSKLPVSFKDLVVIFLLRTLLTLPIIAMIAHLLF, from the coding sequence ATGGCAGCGAAGAACGATAATACGCAACGAAAACTTGCGCACACACCGCAATTGAATCTCAGAGGGCTGCTGCATTTTTCCATTCCCTCTTTACTTGGGCTGCTTCTCTTCGTCATTCCCGTTCCGAGGAACGGAGAAGTGACCGTGCCCATTGCATTCCTGACCAACGCGCTCACCCAAGGGCTTGCGCCCTGGCTCCCGGCAGCGGTTACGATTATCATCGTGCTCGCCTGGCTGGGAACCGCTTATACCCGCTGGTTCAGACCGGACAAGCTGCTGGATATGCCGCTATGGAATGCGCTGTTCAACATTTCTCCCTTCTGGTTCGCCGCACGGACGTTGGGGGTCATATTTGCGATACTTGCCTTTTTCCGGGCCGGCCCAGAATGGATATGGTCAGAAGACACGGGAGGCATGCTGCTCTCCGGTCTTATCCCAGGCTTGTTCGTTGTCTTCTTGCTGGCGGGACTTCTGCTGCCGCTGTTGGTCGATTTTGGCCTGCTTGAGTTTTTCGGCACACTCATGACCCGGATTATGCGCCCCATCTTTACTTTGCCGGGACGCTCCGCTATCAATTGCATGGCATCCTGGCTTGGAGACGGCACCATTGGCGTCATGATGACGAGCAAGCAATATGAATCCGGATACTACACGAAGCGCGAAGCCGCCGTCATCGGCACGACATTTACGGCAGTATCCATTACGTTCAGTTTCATCGTGCTGAGCAATGTCGGGCTGGGGCATATGTTTCTTCCTTTTTATGCGACGGTAACCTTTGCCGGGATGGCGGCAGCCGTCATCATGCCGCGGATTCCGCCGCTGTCGCGCAAGCCGGACACATATTCACCGGGCGCCACGCCTGCGGAAGAAGAGGTCATCCCAGCCGCATGGAGCCCTTGGCGTTGGGGGCTGCACCAAGCCGTCGGCAAGGCGCGCCAGCACGGGGGAGTAAGCTCCTTCCTTCGGGACGGCTGCAAAAACATTGTCGACCTGTGGATCGGCGTTATTCCTGTTGTTATGGCCATCGGCACACTGGCTGTGGCCATCGCCACATACACGCCAATCTTCAAATGGCTCGGCTTGCCATTCATTCCGCTGCTGCAGCTGCTCGGTATTCCTGAAGCGGAAGCGGCTTCCCAGACCATTCTTGTCGGATTCGCGGACATGTTCCTGCCTACGGTGCTGGCCTCCGGCATTACAAGCGACATGACCCGCTTCGTCATTGCGGCATTGTCCGTCACCCAACTCATCTATATGTCTGAGGTCGGCGGATTGCTGCTAGGCTCGAAGCTGCCTGTAAGCTTCAAGGATCTGGTTGTCATTTTCCTGCTCCGTACCTTGCTTACATTGCCGATTATCGCGATGATCGCGCATCTTCTATTTTAA
- a CDS encoding glycoside hydrolase family 125 protein yields MERLPQAVLRVMEEAKTRLADNPKLQQLFLNCFPNTLQTTTKLHEDGTSYVFTGDIPAMWLRDSSAQVRQYMPLAKEDADIRRIIAGLVRKQMKYIQIDPYANAFNEKEIPLDQIHHRDQTELNGWVWERKYEIDSLCYPIQLSYLYWKETGDTSLFDGEYKTVAHIIMNLWTTEQRHFEQSPYRFSRMDCRKTDTLKNNGQGMPVNYTGMTWSGFRPSDDACTFGYLIPSNMFAVVVLRYLEEIATVVYEDAPFAAKARALCEEIEDGIRNYGIFHHPKYGKIYAYETDGFGNYNLMDDANVPSLLAIPYLGYTTEDDPIYQNTRRFILSEDNPYYYSGKAAQGIGSPHTPDQYIWHIALSMQGLTAGSQEEIDSLIQLLTATDAGTGYMHEGFHVDDPAQFTREWFAWSNSLFSELIYREYWLKA; encoded by the coding sequence ATGGAACGCCTACCGCAAGCCGTGCTTCGCGTGATGGAAGAAGCCAAGACCCGATTAGCGGACAACCCGAAATTGCAGCAGCTGTTCTTGAACTGTTTCCCGAATACGCTGCAGACGACAACCAAATTGCATGAAGACGGCACGTCCTATGTCTTCACCGGAGATATTCCCGCCATGTGGTTGCGCGACTCCAGCGCCCAAGTGCGCCAATATATGCCGCTTGCCAAGGAGGATGCGGATATTCGCCGCATCATTGCCGGGCTGGTGCGCAAGCAGATGAAATATATTCAAATCGACCCGTACGCCAATGCATTCAATGAAAAAGAAATTCCGCTCGATCAGATTCATCACCGGGATCAGACGGAATTGAACGGCTGGGTCTGGGAACGGAAATATGAGATCGATTCACTGTGCTACCCCATCCAATTGAGCTATTTGTACTGGAAGGAGACGGGCGATACGTCGCTCTTCGATGGCGAGTACAAGACGGTAGCGCATATCATCATGAACCTGTGGACGACAGAGCAGCGTCATTTCGAGCAATCGCCTTACCGCTTCTCGCGCATGGACTGCCGTAAGACGGACACGCTCAAGAACAACGGGCAAGGCATGCCGGTCAACTACACGGGCATGACGTGGTCCGGCTTCCGGCCAAGCGACGATGCGTGCACCTTCGGTTACCTGATTCCTTCGAATATGTTCGCCGTTGTCGTGCTTCGTTATTTGGAGGAGATCGCGACGGTTGTCTACGAGGATGCGCCATTCGCGGCCAAGGCCCGCGCGCTGTGTGAAGAGATCGAAGACGGCATTCGCAATTACGGCATCTTTCATCACCCGAAATACGGAAAAATCTATGCCTATGAAACCGACGGCTTCGGCAACTATAATCTGATGGATGATGCGAACGTGCCTAGCTTGCTGGCCATTCCTTATCTCGGTTATACGACGGAGGACGATCCGATCTACCAGAATACGCGCCGCTTCATTCTGAGCGAGGACAATCCTTACTATTATTCCGGCAAGGCCGCTCAGGGCATCGGCAGCCCGCATACCCCTGACCAATACATCTGGCATATCGCCTTGTCGATGCAGGGATTGACCGCCGGCTCGCAGGAAGAGATCGACAGCTTGATTCAACTGCTGACGGCGACGGATGCCGGAACCGGTTATATGCATGAAGGCTTCCATGTGGACGATCCGGCCCAATTCACTCGTGAATGGTTCGCCTGGTCGAACAGCTTGTTCTCTGAACTAATCTACCGTGAATATTGGTTGAAAGCCTAA
- a CDS encoding response regulator transcription factor, whose product MYRVFLVDDEPFIIEGLQTILEWNDYGLSVAGTAENGEDAWEKLQQQPVDLIITDIMMPRMTGLQLIEKVKEAHPQTRFIILSGYNEFMYVKEGIKLGVENYLLKPINIEEFRSTLETTVQKIDQSRVHRMAEQHNRDILRDNVLYRWLRDLIHLEELQQRADLLDIHFIHPYYMVVLVRPEPQMDHEADYDKQEEVVSHARRLLKQANGGFCVPEWDGETAIIFGLYRSGDKEELMGRLREWKREVEGMLSTSLQITLGSVQEGYAHASASYLHAKRVQPYHLVRADDEWVDADEIADYRSSRPADVQPETEPYVKLLYDRDKEQLRKQLEADFEQLSATIGVTPRDIRNFAVELLIAWKQSVKDTAHYLLEEERDWFDEVYHIQTLEVLKDHVLQVGYRIMGQLAEPEHMSPVIKQVLHDIQGRYAEELSLKTLSQVYNINPVYLGQLFQKEVQSTFSDYLNKTRIKMAKEMLVNTNQRMTDIASNVGYWDKSYFYKQFRKYVGVSPKEYREFHANRNEIV is encoded by the coding sequence ATGTACAGAGTATTTTTAGTAGATGACGAACCATTTATTATAGAAGGCTTGCAGACGATTCTGGAATGGAACGATTACGGGCTAAGCGTGGCGGGAACGGCAGAGAATGGGGAGGATGCGTGGGAGAAGCTGCAGCAGCAGCCGGTTGATTTGATTATTACCGACATTATGATGCCGCGCATGACCGGCCTCCAGCTGATTGAGAAAGTAAAGGAGGCTCATCCTCAGACCCGGTTCATTATATTGAGCGGCTATAACGAGTTCATGTATGTGAAGGAAGGCATCAAGCTGGGTGTCGAGAACTACTTGCTGAAGCCGATCAATATTGAAGAGTTCCGCTCCACGCTGGAGACGACCGTGCAGAAGATCGACCAGTCCCGGGTTCATCGGATGGCGGAGCAGCACAATCGGGATATTTTGCGTGACAATGTGCTGTACCGTTGGCTGCGTGATCTCATCCATCTGGAAGAATTGCAGCAACGGGCAGATCTGCTTGATATCCATTTTATCCATCCTTATTATATGGTTGTCCTGGTTCGCCCCGAGCCGCAAATGGATCATGAGGCAGATTATGATAAGCAGGAAGAGGTCGTTAGTCACGCAAGACGCCTGTTGAAGCAGGCGAACGGCGGATTTTGCGTCCCGGAATGGGATGGAGAGACCGCGATCATTTTCGGTCTGTACCGGAGCGGGGACAAGGAAGAGCTGATGGGCCGGCTGCGAGAGTGGAAGCGGGAGGTAGAGGGAATGCTGAGCACCTCCCTGCAGATTACGCTGGGGAGTGTCCAGGAAGGATATGCCCATGCTTCGGCAAGCTACTTGCACGCGAAGCGGGTCCAGCCCTACCATCTTGTCCGTGCAGATGACGAATGGGTCGACGCCGATGAGATCGCCGACTATCGCTCGTCCCGCCCGGCAGACGTGCAGCCGGAGACCGAGCCTTACGTGAAGCTGCTGTACGACCGGGACAAGGAACAGCTGCGGAAGCAGCTGGAGGCCGATTTCGAACAGCTCTCGGCGACGATAGGCGTTACGCCGCGGGATATTCGCAACTTCGCCGTCGAATTGCTTATCGCCTGGAAGCAGTCGGTCAAGGATACTGCCCACTATTTGTTGGAGGAGGAGCGGGACTGGTTCGACGAGGTCTACCATATTCAGACGCTGGAAGTGCTGAAGGATCATGTGCTTCAAGTCGGCTATAGAATCATGGGGCAGCTCGCGGAGCCGGAGCATATGAGCCCGGTCATCAAGCAGGTGCTGCATGATATTCAAGGCCGGTATGCGGAGGAACTGTCGCTGAAGACATTGAGCCAGGTGTATAATATTAACCCGGTTTATTTAGGACAATTGTTCCAGAAGGAGGTTCAGTCCACCTTCTCCGATTATTTGAACAAGACCCGCATCAAAATGGCGAAGGAAATGCTCGTCAATACGAATCAGCGCATGACCGATATTGCTTCTAATGTAGGTTACTGGGATAAAAGTTATTTCTATAAGCAGTTCCGGAAGTATGTCGGCGTCTCCCCCAAAGAATACAGAGAATTCCATGCAAACCGAAATGAAATCGTATGA
- a CDS encoding ABC transporter substrate-binding protein, translating into MAKAKKLLLMTFCLVLVASLALAGCGSKKEEAGGAEAGTSEKPVELVWYSIGPPQKDLDKVMEKVSEYTKEKIGVTVKMKMFDWGDYNQKMGVIAASGEPFDIAFTSSWAFEYVANAKKGAFYELDDLMDQYGQDIKKLVHPSFLEGAKIDGKTYAIPVNKELPAQKVFRFNKGLVDKYDLDINSVKTLEDLEPLLAKVKEGESGLYPLSADKQFKFAVPYDLVNENLPLGVALTDTNDLKIVNILEQPDIMKSFETMHDYYKKGYLKKDAATASGGDEMKTGKWLVDMPDTQPFADNLWSQSLGYPVESVPYTEPYVYNWSVMGSMHAISANSPHPEKAMQFLNLLNSDRYLRNLVNNGIEDVHYKRIDDETVEYLPAKTEAYDMATFTLGNFFILDKLPADPKDKWEQFAQFNDNAKNAPLLGFHFNADSVKTEMTALTNVKDEFYASLFTGSVDPKVYVPKAVEKFKAAGLDKVQAEMEKQLEEWKASRK; encoded by the coding sequence ATGGCTAAGGCAAAAAAATTGTTGCTCATGACCTTCTGTCTTGTCCTGGTCGCTTCGCTGGCGCTGGCTGGCTGCGGCAGCAAGAAGGAGGAAGCGGGCGGAGCAGAAGCAGGCACGAGCGAGAAGCCGGTTGAGCTGGTCTGGTATTCCATCGGACCGCCGCAAAAAGATTTGGACAAGGTCATGGAAAAGGTTAGCGAGTACACCAAGGAAAAAATCGGTGTTACCGTCAAAATGAAGATGTTCGACTGGGGCGATTACAACCAAAAGATGGGCGTTATCGCCGCTTCCGGCGAACCGTTTGATATCGCATTTACTTCTTCGTGGGCTTTTGAATACGTTGCCAATGCGAAGAAAGGCGCATTCTACGAGCTTGATGACTTGATGGATCAGTATGGTCAAGACATTAAAAAGCTGGTTCACCCTTCGTTCCTCGAAGGCGCTAAGATCGACGGGAAAACGTATGCGATTCCAGTTAACAAAGAATTGCCAGCGCAAAAGGTATTCCGCTTCAACAAAGGGCTGGTTGACAAATACGATCTGGACATCAACAGCGTGAAGACATTGGAAGATCTGGAGCCGCTGCTTGCGAAGGTCAAAGAGGGCGAGTCAGGACTGTACCCATTGTCGGCGGATAAGCAATTCAAATTTGCCGTTCCTTACGACCTGGTGAACGAGAACCTGCCATTGGGCGTCGCATTGACAGACACGAACGATCTCAAAATCGTCAACATTCTCGAACAGCCGGACATTATGAAAAGCTTCGAGACGATGCATGACTATTACAAAAAAGGCTACTTGAAGAAGGATGCCGCGACCGCTTCCGGCGGGGATGAAATGAAAACCGGAAAATGGCTCGTAGATATGCCGGATACGCAGCCGTTCGCCGACAACCTGTGGTCTCAATCTTTGGGCTATCCGGTTGAATCGGTTCCTTATACCGAGCCATACGTCTATAACTGGTCCGTAATGGGCTCCATGCACGCGATCTCCGCGAACAGCCCGCATCCGGAGAAAGCCATGCAATTCCTGAACCTGCTGAACTCGGATCGTTACCTGCGCAACCTGGTGAACAACGGTATCGAAGACGTTCATTACAAACGCATTGATGACGAAACGGTGGAGTATTTGCCAGCAAAAACGGAAGCGTATGACATGGCAACCTTTACACTGGGTAACTTCTTCATCTTGGATAAGCTTCCTGCCGACCCGAAAGATAAATGGGAGCAGTTCGCTCAATTCAATGACAATGCGAAAAATGCGCCGCTGCTTGGCTTCCACTTCAATGCAGACAGCGTAAAAACGGAAATGACTGCGCTGACGAACGTAAAAGACGAGTTCTATGCGTCCCTGTTCACCGGCTCGGTAGATCCGAAAGTATACGTGCCGAAGGCAGTCGAGAAGTTCAAAGCGGCTGGATTGGACAAAGTGCAAGCCGAAATGGAAAAACAACTGGAAGAGTGGAAAGCATCCAGAAAATAA
- a CDS encoding carbohydrate ABC transporter permease, with the protein MRKKTRDFHNLSRGTNLIFNLIAGVFAFLCVYPFLFVIVISLTNEEALAQNGYSIFPEKWSFSAYEYIFKAGDQLLRSYGVTILITVVGTLISLAVICLYAYAISRKNFQYRGFFSFIAFFTMLFNGGLVPTYMVLTQVLHLKDTIWALILPLIMNAFYVLIMRTFYNTTVPDAIIESAKIDGAGELRAFITIVLPISLPGIATIGLFATLGFWNDWFNALLYIDNPALVPLQSMLMRIENSMQFLLNNAQLNASGQTLELMRTLPQESTRMALVVLATLPIACAYPFFQRYFVQGLTIGAVKE; encoded by the coding sequence TTGAGAAAAAAAACACGAGATTTCCACAATTTATCGAGAGGCACCAACCTGATTTTCAACCTGATTGCCGGTGTGTTTGCTTTCCTGTGCGTCTACCCGTTCTTGTTCGTCATTGTGATTTCATTGACGAATGAGGAGGCGCTCGCACAGAACGGGTATTCCATATTCCCGGAGAAATGGAGCTTTTCCGCTTATGAATACATTTTCAAGGCCGGCGATCAGCTTCTTCGCTCCTATGGAGTCACCATCCTGATTACGGTTGTGGGGACGCTTATCAGCTTGGCGGTAATTTGTCTATACGCTTACGCGATTTCGCGCAAGAACTTCCAATATCGGGGATTTTTCTCCTTTATCGCCTTCTTTACGATGCTGTTCAATGGCGGATTAGTACCGACATATATGGTTCTAACGCAAGTGTTGCATTTGAAGGACACGATCTGGGCGCTCATATTGCCGCTTATCATGAATGCGTTCTATGTCCTTATCATGAGAACGTTCTATAATACTACGGTACCGGATGCGATCATCGAATCGGCCAAGATTGACGGAGCCGGGGAATTGCGGGCATTCATTACGATTGTGCTGCCCATCTCCTTGCCGGGGATTGCCACGATTGGATTGTTCGCCACGCTTGGTTTCTGGAATGACTGGTTCAACGCCTTGCTGTACATCGACAACCCTGCACTCGTTCCGCTGCAATCGATGTTGATGCGGATCGAGAACAGTATGCAATTCTTGCTCAACAATGCGCAGCTCAATGCATCGGGTCAGACGCTTGAATTGATGCGGACGCTGCCGCAAGAATCGACACGGATGGCGCTCGTCGTCCTGGCCACGCTGCCGATCGCATGTGCGTATCCGTTCTTCCAGCGCTACTTCGTTCAAGGCTTGACGATTGGTGCTGTCAAAGAATAA